A genomic window from Camelina sativa cultivar DH55 chromosome 2, Cs, whole genome shotgun sequence includes:
- the LOC104716660 gene encoding uncharacterized protein LOC104716660: MVSPSLSLSLPPSHTINVCVLHVIIAYSIFLNTSTEQELKKDQSMALMVKNRPYEYTKMEKEDPQELIHRRAQFLIQKVLERADNKTRQQQQRRRSSGPLIMIRVVGIRMRIGKKLRKLRKNNSCVCNNLISRFLKSFKRFLCSSTSSSSSSRTISDLPPLFSIQV; the protein is encoded by the coding sequence ATggtctctccctctctctctctctccctccctcccTCTCATACTATAAATGTTTGTGTACTTCATGTTATTATAGCCTACTCAATCTTTCTTAATACTTCAACAGAACAAGAACTCAAAAAAGATCAATCAATGGCATTAATGGTGAAGAATCGTCCGTACGAGTACACAAAGATGGAGAAAGAAGACCCACAGGAGCTAATTCACAGAAGAGCTCAGTTCCTAATCCAGAAGGTCTTAGAACGAGCCGACAACAAGACCAGACAGCAGCAACAGAGGAGGAGATCATCTGGACCGTTGATTATGATCCGAGTGGTTGGGATACGAATGAGAATTGGTAAGAAGCTAAGGAAGCTGAGGAAGAACAACAGTTGTGTCTGCAATAATCTCATCTCTCGTTTCCTCAAATCTTTTAAACGTTTCTtgtgttcttctacttcttcatcttcttcttctcgaacTATCTCTGatcttcctcctctcttctctatacAAGTTTGA
- the LOC104747887 gene encoding putative F-box protein At3g23950, which produces MEKKQKQNLVPEEAWVKILTRLSLRSIARFRSVCKEWKSTIDSDFFRDLYESVSSSSSSVSWSIFMNNCNRTEIIGHHRCERWGLTDSLGSFITRPIETTTTVRKTCVLSCTDGLVLLYTETIEGAPMYHVGNPLLRQWVLIPFPPHLSGYDVVRLQETQYFNDNGLVTKIEKGIVVGYKVVWTSVSRVVSNQLTFMIYSSETGSWMTKEVRCRQSLIWTRLAHSVPLNGRLHWLATIDNSSMDANYVVYYDFYSGGDESTMIPFPDIQQYQDTRRFKRTITTSAGSLMYCNVFSDNNSALCTIRVWRLVGTHEHPNSWHLFWQVIARGNGVDYFPLVMHPFNSDIMYCWSCNRDSLVMFNLRARKCSLYKEGMKNKSMDGCIMRISGCKEFMDTIYPKLANDMYAPSHNLFVSQFVLPRWLNPLPQLAS; this is translated from the coding sequence atggagaaaaaacaaaaacaaaatttggtgcCAGAGGAAGCATGGGTGAAGATATTGACTAGATTATCATTGAGAAGCATCGCTAGATTCAGATCAGTCTGCAAAGAATGGAAATCTACGATCGATTCCGACTTCTTCCGAGATCTCTACGAGTCTGTGAGCTCTTCCTCATCCTCCGTTTCGTGGTCAATCTTCATGAACAATTGTAACAGAACAGAGATCATAGGACACCATAGATGCGAGAGATGGGGACTTACCGATTCCTTAGGCTCTTTCATTACGCGTCCCATTGAGACCACCACCACAGTGAGAAAAACTTGTGTCTTGAGCTGCACGGATGGATTGGTATTGCTTTACACCGAAACCATCGAAGGAGCACCAATGTATCATGTCGGAAACCCGTTGTTGCGACAATGGGTTCTGATCCCTTTTCCTCCGCATCTCTCAGGTTATGATGTCGTGAGGTTACAGGAGACTCAATATTTTAACGACAATGGACTGGTCACAAAGATAGAAAAGGGTATTGTCGTGGGTTACAAGGTTGTCTGGACGTCGGTCTCTCGTGTTGTGTCTAATCAACTCACTTTTATGATATATTCCTCTGAAACAGGATCGTGGATGACAAAAGAGGTTCGTTGTCGCCAAAGCTTAATCTGGACTAGATTAGCGCATTCGGTTCCTTTAAACGGGCGTCTTCACTGGCTTGCTACGATTGATAACTCCTCCATGGACGCAAATTATGTTGTCTACTATGATTTCTATAGTGGAGGTGATGAGTCTACTATGATTCCTTTTCCTGATATCCAACAATATCAAGACACTCGGCGTTTCAAGAGAACAATCACAACCTCTGCTGGATCCTTGATGTATTGCAACGTTTTCAGTGATAATAATAGTGCACTCTGTACAATCAGGGTTTGGAGGCTGGTCGGTACGCATGAGCATCCTAATTCATGGCATCTCTTTTGGCAAGTCATCGCCAGGGGTAATGGTGTTGATTATTTCCCCCTGGTGATGCATCCTTTCAACTCTGATATCATGTACTGTTGGAGTTGTAACAGGGACTCTCTGGTCATGTTTAACTTGAGGGCACGCAAGTGTAGTCTTTACAAGGAGGGAATGAAGAACAAGTCTATGGATGGTTGTATCATGAGAATTAGCGGTTGCAAGGAGTTTATGGACACCATCTATCCAAAGCTCGCCAATGATATGTACGCTCCTTCTCACAATCTCTTCGTTTCGCAGTTCGTTCTCCCACGCTGGCTAAACCCGCTCCCTCAGCTTGCTTCTTGA
- the LOC104747915 gene encoding calcium-dependent protein kinase 21-like isoform X2, with translation MGCFSSKPRKTQNHGGERSIPINPVQTHVANQVPEHRKPQIPTPKPKPTYQPIHQQISTPSSNPISVRDPDTILGKPFEDIRKFYSLGKELGRGQFGITYMCREIETGNTYACKSILKRKLISKQDKEDVKREIQIMQYLSGQPNIVEIKGAYEDKQSVHLVMELCAGGELFDRIIAQGHYSERAAAGIIRSIVNVVQICHFMGVVHRDLKPENFLLSSKEENAMLKATDFGLSVFIEEGKVYRDIVGSAYYVAPEVLRRSYGKEIDIWSAGVILYILLSGVPPFWAENEKGIFDEVVKAEIDFESQPWPSISESAKDLVRKMLTKDPRRRFTAAQVLEHPWIKGGEAPDKPIDSAVLSRMKQFRAMNKLKKLALKVIAESLSEEEIKGLKTMFANIDTDKSGTITYEELKTGLTRLGSRLSETEVKQLMEAADVDGNGTIDYYEFISATMHRYKLDRDEHVYKAFQHFDKDNSGHITRDELESAMKEYGMGDEASIREVISEVDTDNDGKINFEEFCAMMRSGSTQPQGKLLPFH, from the exons ATGGGTTGCTTCAGCAGTAAACCCCGGAAAACTCAAAACCACGGCGGAGAAAGATCAATTCCGATCAACCCAGTACAAACCCATGTCGCTAATCAAGTCCCCGAGCATCGTAAACCTCAAATCCCAAcacccaaacccaaacccacATACCAACCAATCCATCAACAGATTTCAACACCTTCTTCAAACCCAATCTCAGTTCGAGATCCAGATACCATATTAGGTAAACCATTCGAAGACATCAGGAAATTTTACAGCTTGGGGAAAGAACTAGGTCGAGGTCAGTTTGGGATTACGTATATGTGCAGAGAGATTGAAACTGGGAACACTTACGCTTGCAAATCGATACTTAAGAGGAAGCTGATTAGTAAGCAAGACAAAGAGGATGTGAAGAGAGAGATTCAGATAATGCAGTATTTGTCAGGACAACCAAACATTGTTGAGATCAAAGGTGCTTATGAGGATAAACAATCTGTACATTTGGTTATGGAGTTGTGTGCTGGTGGTGAGTTGTTTGATAGGATTATAGCTCAGGGTCATTACTCTGAGAGAGCTGCTGCTGGTATCATTAGGTCTATTGTCAATGTTGTTCAGATTTGTCACTTTATGGGTGTGGTTCATCGAGATCTCAAGCCTGAGAATTTCTTGCTTTCGAGTAAAGAAGAGAATGCTATGCTTAAAGCTACTGATTTCGGGTTGTCTGTCTTCATCGAAGAAG GAAAAGTTTACCGGGATATAGTTGGGAGTGCTTACTACGTTGCTCCTGAAGTATTAAGGCGAAGTTACGGGAAAGAAATTGACATTTGGAGTGCAGGTGTTATTTTATACATCCTACTCAGCGGTGTACCTCCTTTTTGGGCCG AAAATGAGAAAGGAATTTTCGATGAGGTTGTAAAAGCTGAAATTGATTTTGAAAGCCAACCATGGCCTTCTATATCTGAGAGTGCGAAAGATCTTGTTAGGAAGATGCTAACCAAAGACCCTAGGAGACGATTCACAGCTGCACAGGTTCTTG AACATCCTTGGATCAAAGGGGGAGAAGCACCGGACAAGCCTATTGATAGCGCTGTGTTATCCCGTATGAAGCAATTCCGAGCAATGAACAAACTTAAGAAGCTAGCTCTAAAG GTTATCGCAGAGAGTCTATCAGAAGAGGAGATCAAAGGTCTGAAAACCATGTTTGCGAATATAGATACTGACAAAAGCGGGACAATTACTTATGAAGAACTCAAAACTGGGCTAACTAGACTTGGGTCTAGACTCTCTGAAACTGAAGTTAAGCAACTCATGGAAGCG GCTGACGTGGATGGTAATGGAACCATTGACTACTATGAGTTTATATCTGCGACAATGCATAGATACAAATTAGATCGAGATGAGCATGTATACAAAGCATTTCAACACTTTGATAAAGACAACAGCGG GCACATAACTAGGGATGAGTTGGAAAGTGCTATGAAGGAATATGGAATGGGAGATGAAGCTAGCATCAGAGAAGTTATATCCGAAGTTGATACCGACAAT GATGGAAAAATAAACTTTGAGGAATTTTGCGCAATGATGAGAAGCGGCTCCACGCAGCCACAAGGGAAACTGCTTCCATTCCATTGA
- the LOC104747915 gene encoding calcium-dependent protein kinase 21-like isoform X1, translated as MGCFSSKPRKTQNHGGERSIPINPVQTHVANQVPEHRKPQIPTPKPKPTYQPIHQQISTPSSNPISVRDPDTILGKPFEDIRKFYSLGKELGRGQFGITYMCREIETGNTYACKSILKRKLISKQDKEDVKREIQIMQYLSGQPNIVEIKGAYEDKQSVHLVMELCAGGELFDRIIAQGHYSERAAAGIIRSIVNVVQICHFMGVVHRDLKPENFLLSSKEENAMLKATDFGLSVFIEEGKVYRDIVGSAYYVAPEVLRRSYGKEIDIWSAGVILYILLSGVPPFWAENEKGIFDEVVKAEIDFESQPWPSISESAKDLVRKMLTKDPRRRFTAAQVLEHPWIKGGEAPDKPIDSAVLSRMKQFRAMNKLKKLALKVIAESLSEEEIKGLKTMFANIDTDKSGTITYEELKTGLTRLGSRLSETEVKQLMEAADVDGNGTIDYYEFISATMHRYKLDRDEHVYKAFQHFDKDNSGHITRDELESAMKEYGMGDEASIREVISEVDTDNDGKINFEEFCAMMRSGSTQPQGKLLPFH; from the exons ATGGGTTGCTTCAGCAGTAAACCCCGGAAAACTCAAAACCACGGCGGAGAAAGATCAATTCCGATCAACCCAGTACAAACCCATGTCGCTAATCAAGTCCCCGAGCATCGTAAACCTCAAATCCCAAcacccaaacccaaacccacATACCAACCAATCCATCAACAGATTTCAACACCTTCATCAAACCCAATCTCAGTTCGAGATCCAGATACCATATTAGGTAAACCATTCGAAGACATCAGGAAATTTTACAGCTTGGGGAAAGAACTAGGTCGAGGTCAGTTTGGGATTACGTATATGTGCAGAGAGATTGAAACTGGGAACACTTACGCTTGCAAATCGATACTTAAGAGGAAGCTGATTAGTAAGCAAGACAAAGAGGATGTGAAGAGAGAGATTCAGATAATGCAGTATTTGTCAGGACAACCAAACATTGTTGAGATCAAAGGTGCTTATGAGGATAAACAATCTGTACATTTGGTTATGGAGTTGTGTGCTGGTGGTGAGTTGTTTGATAGGATTATAGCTCAGGGTCATTACTCTGAGAGAGCTGCTGCTGGTATCATTAGGTCTATTGTCAATGTTGTTCAGATTTGTCATTTTATGGGTGTGGTTCATCGAGATCTCAAGCCTGAGAATTTCTTGCTTTCTAGTAAAGAGGAGAATGCTATGCTTAAAGCTACTGACTTCGGGTTGTCTGTCTTCATCGAAGAAG GAAAAGTTTACCGGGATATAGTTGGGAGTGCTTACTACGTTGCTCCTGAAGTATTAAGGCGAAGTTACGGGAAAGAAATTGACATTTGGAGTGCAGGTGTTATTTTATACATCCTACTCAGCGGTGTACCTCCTTTTTGGGCCG AAAATGAGAAAGGAATTTTCGATGAGGTTGTAAAAGCTGAAATTGATTTTGAAAGCCAACCATGGCCTTCTATATCTGAGAGTGCGAAAGATCTTGTTAGGAAGATGCTAACCAAAGACCCTAGGAGACGATTCACAGCTGCACAGGTTCTTG AACATCCTTGGATCAAAGGGGGAGAAGCACCGGACAAGCCTATTGATAGCGCTGTGTTATCCCGTATGAAGCAATTCCGAGCAATGAACAAACTTAAGAAGCTAGCTCTAAAG GTTATCGCAGAGAGTCTATCAGAAGAGGAGATCAAAGGTCTGAAAACCATGTTTGCGAATATAGATACTGACAAAAGCGGGACAATTACTTATGAAGAACTCAAAACTGGGCTAACTAGACTTGGGTCTAGACTCTCTGAAACTGAAGTTAAGCAACTCATGGAAGCG GCTGACGTGGATGGTAATGGAACCATTGACTACTATGAGTTTATATCTGCGACAATGCATAGATACAAATTAGATCGAGATGAGCATGTATACAAAGCATTTCAACACTTTGATAAAGACAACAGCGG GCACATAACTAGGGATGAGTTGGAAAGTGCTATGAAGGAATATGGAATGGGAGATGAAGCTAGCATCAGAGAAGTTATATCCGAAGTTGATACCGACAAT GATGGAAAAATAAACTTTGAGGAATTTTGCGCAATGATGAGAAGCGGCTCCACGCAGCCACAAGGGAAACTGCTTCCATTCCATTGA
- the LOC109126299 gene encoding B3 domain-containing protein At4g02870-like codes for MSPLAPREKNRASTSQESRVSPQDSSFLRSKETEKKSQTSMSQEAEETLVPPVNVTDEEVLKRYESYRDNPGYYDGDNILIYTTNMLSPSSGLFEDSSFLRSMETEKKSQTCMSQEPEETLVPPIVPTPIVNDAPQMIPAPTVNDAPQRTITKKRVKTDINPNYNSLILQESSVDEHIRRHMIPAPTVNDAPQMIPTPPVNDAPQMIPSPPVNDAPQMIPSPTVNDAPQRTITKKRVKTDINPNYNSLILQESSVDEHIRRHMIPAPTVDDAPQMIPAPTDNEAPQMIPAPTVNDAPQRTITKKRVKTDINPNYNSLILQESSVDEHIGRHMIPAPTVNDAPQWTITKKLVKADIYPPSHNTLLLQERSVDEHIRRHMPVAEFQRIVRDSGVVVDVYDYDLRTMHKLRLCLGNGRNYVLTGGWLRDFIQRRSLRTNDEIGFLWDSSASRLVFGVISRAQRKPRRKSSNKKHI; via the coding sequence ATGTCTCCATTAGCACCGAGGGAGAAGAATCGAGCGAGTACGAGTCAAGAATCACGAGTGAGCCCTCAAGATTCCTCTTTTTTGCGATCcaaggaaacagagaaaaagagtcAGACGAGTATGAGCCAAGAAGCAGAGGAGACCCTTGTTCCTCCGGTTAACGTCACAGATGAAGAAGTCTTGAAGCGATATGAATCGTACAGGGATAACCCAGGTTACTACGACGGTGATAACATCCTTATCTACACTACAAACATGTTGAGTCCTTCTAGTGGCTTGTTCGAAGATTCCTCTTTCTTGCGATCCatggaaacagagaaaaagagtcAGACGTGTATGAGCCAAGAACCAGAGGAAACCCTTGTTCCTCCGATTGTTCCTACACCTATTGTCAACGACGCACCTCAAATGATCCCTGCACCTACTGTCAACGACGCACCTCAACGGACCATCACGAAGAAACGGGTTAAGACCGATATTAACCCTAATTACAACAGCCTTATTCTGCAAGAAAGCTCCGTTGATGAGCACATTCGAAGACATATGATCCCTGCACCTACTGTCAACGACGCACCTCAAATGATCCCTACACCTCCTGTAAACGACGCACCTCAAATGATCCCTTCACCTCCTGTCAACGATGCACCTCAAATGATCCCTTCACCTACTGTCAACGACGCACCTCAACGGACCATCACGAAGAAACGGGTTAAGACCGATATCAACCCTAATTACAACAGCCTTATTCTGCAAGAAAGCTCCGTTGATGAGCACATTCGAAGACATATGATCCCTGCACCTACTGTCGACGACGCACCTCAAATGATCCCTGCACCTACTGACAACGAGGCACCTCAAATGATCCCTGCACCTACTGTCAACGACGCACCTCAACGGACCATCACGAAGAAACGGGTTAAGACCGATATCAACCCTAATTACAACAGCCTTATTCTGCAAGAAAGCTCCGTTGATGAACACATTGGAAGACATATGATCCCTGCACCTACTGTCAACGACGCACCTCAATGGACCATCACGAAGAAACTGGTTAAGGCCGATATTTACCCGCCTAGCCACAACACGCTTCTTCTGCAAGAAAGGTCCGTTGATGAGCACATTCGAAGACATATGCCTGTAGCAGAATTCCAAAGGATAGTAAGAGATTCCGGAGTCGTTGTAGACGTATATGACTATGACTTGAGAACAATGCATAAGCTGCGCCTGTGTCTGGGAAACGGTAGAAACTATGTTCTAACGGGTGGCTGGTTGAGAGATTTTATCCAAAGGAGAAGCTTGAGGACAAATGACGAGATTGGATTTTTATGGGATTCTTCTGCTTCTAGGCTTGTATTTGGCGTCATTTCTCGTGCACAAAGGAAACCAAGGCGTAAGAGTTccaataaaaaacatatataa
- the LOC104716725 gene encoding calcium-dependent protein kinase 31-like translates to MGCFISKDPKPSKKTILEKPFIDIKKLYILGEKLGEGQFGITRKCVERSTNTTYACKTILKKNLKKEEDEEAVKREIRIMNHLSGQPNIVEFKCAYEDKNAVHIVMEFCGGGELFKKIEALSDAGKFYSEKDAVEIIRPIVNVVKNCHFMGVMHRDLKPENFLLSSNGDDAVLKAIDFGCSVFIEEGELYQDRVGSAYYVAPEVLKGKYGKEADIWSAGIILYILLCGKPPYVSETEEDLLKEVLRDEIDYKSKPWPSISVKAQHLVKKMLTKNPKERFSAADVLEHPWLKDGEASDQPIDGVVLSRLKEFRHMNKFKKVALKVSAANLSEEEIKGLKTLFTNIDTDKSGTITLQELKTGLTRLGSKLTKSEVEELMKAADVDGNGTIDVDEFISATMHRYKLDRDDHLYKLFQHFDKDSDGHITKEELEMAMKEYGVKDEGSIKEIITEVDTDNDGKINFDEFRTMMRSDSSLLPQGELLPVN, encoded by the exons ATGGGTTGCTTCATCAGTAAAGACCCAAAACCATCGAAGAAGACGATACTCGAGAAACCATTCATAGACATCAAAAAGCTTTACATCCTCGGGGAGAAATTGGGTGAAGGCCAATTCGGTATAACTCGAAAATGCGTTGAGAGATCCACTAACACGACTTACGCCTGCAAAACCATACTCAAGAAGAAtctaaagaaggaagaagatgaagaagccgTGAAGAGAGAGATTCGTATCATGAACCATTTGTCTGGTCAACCAAACATCGTCGAGTTCAAATGTGCTTACGAGGATAAAAATGCTGTACATATCGTTATGGAGTTTTGTGGCGGTGGtgagttgtttaaaaaaatcgAAGCTTTGTCCGATGCTGGCAAGTTTTACTCTGAGAAAGATGCTGTTGAGATCATTAGGCCTATTGTGAATGTTGTGAAGAATTGCCATTTCATGGGTGTGATGCATCGTGATTTAAAGCCTGAGAATTTCTTGCTTTCGAGTAATGGTGACGATGCTGTGCTCAAAGCTATTGACTTTGGGTGTTCTGTCTTTATCGAAGAAG gaGAATTATACCAGGATCGTGTTGGGAGTGCTTACTACGTTGCTCCTGAAGTATTAAAGGGAAAATATGGGAAAGAAGCTGACATTTGGAGTGCAGGGATTATTTTGTACATCCTGCTCTGTGGCAAACCTCCCTATGTGTCCG AAACTGAGGAAGACCTGCTCAAGGAGGTACTGAGAGATGAAATTGATTATAAGAGCAAACCATGGCCTTCAATATCTGTGAAGGCACAGCATCTTGTCAAAAAGATGCTTACTAAAAACCCCAAGGAGCGATTCTCTGCTGCAGATGTTCTTG AACATCCATGGCTGAAAGACGGAGAAGCTTCAGATCAGCCTATTGATGGTGTTGTTTTATCCCGTTTGAAGGAGTTCCGACATATGAACAAGTTTAAGAAGGTAGCTCTAAAG GTTAGTGCAGCAAATCTATCAGAAGAGGAAATCAAAGGTCTTAAGACACTCTTCACCAACATAGATACCGATAAAAGTGGTACAATTACTCTTCAAGAACTCAAAACAGGCCTGACCAGACTTGGATCTAAACTCACTAAATCCGAAGTGGAGGAACTCATGAAAGCC GCTGATGTGGATGGCAATGGAACAATCGACGTAGACGAGTTTATCTCTGCAACGATGCATAGATATAAACTGGATAGAGATGATCATTTGTACAAATTATTTCAGCACTTTGACAAAGACAGCGACGG GCACATAACGAAGGAAGAGTTGGAGATGGCTATGAAGGAGTATGGTGTAAAAGATGAAGGTAGTATCAAAGAAATCATTACTGAAGTCGATACCGATAAT GATGGAAAAATAAACTTTGATGAGTTCCGCACAATGATGAGAAGTGACAGCAGCCTGCTGCCACAAGGGGAACTTCTTCCCGTCAACTGA